One Brassica napus cultivar Da-Ae chromosome C4, Da-Ae, whole genome shotgun sequence genomic region harbors:
- the LOC106383667 gene encoding zinc finger protein ZAT11-like, which produces MKRERSEFEESIKNLDIAKCLMILSQTSSMVKQIGVNQYAESNSSNRFECKTCNKRFSSFQALGGHRASHKKPKLTVDQKVVKQYLTKEGTQAHECTICGKSFGTGQALGGHMRRHRSSMMVEPSELISPVIHNMPVLKRCSSSKRVLSLDLNLTPLENDLEILLGRRFSQT; this is translated from the coding sequence atgAAGAGAGAACGATCTGAGTTCGAAGAGTCCATCAAGAATCTAGACATTGCTAAATGTCTAATGATACTATCTCAAACCTCCTCCATGGTCAAACAGATTGGCGTGAATCAATATGCCGAGAGCAATTCAAGTAACCGGTTCGAATGCAAAACATGTAACAAGAGATTCTCTTCGTTTCAAGCCCTTGGTGGCCACCGTGCAAGCCATAAGAAGCCAAAGCTAACCGTTGACCAAAAGGTGGTGAAACAATATCTTACCAAAGAAGGAACTCAAGCCCATGAGTGTACAATATGCGGTAAGAGTTTTGGGACCGGACAGGCTTTAGGCGGTCACATGAGACGGCATAGGTCAAGCATGATGGTGGAGCCATCGGAGCTCATCTCTCCTGTGATTCATAACATGCCGGTTCTGAAACGATGTagtagtagcaagagggttttGTCTTTGGATTTGAATTTAACTCCCTTAGAGAATGATCTTGAAATTCTTTTGGGAAGACGTTTTTCCCAAACATAG